A region of the Ranitomeya imitator isolate aRanImi1 chromosome 10, aRanImi1.pri, whole genome shotgun sequence genome:
CCCTATAAGTCCCATAGCTCCACTTTGATTCCTACTTACAAGCATACATACATATATTCAGATTTGTTAAATTTTATATTTACAAGTCAAATCTTCTTGTTTTTGCTCAACAATTTTTCCAGGAAAGATGGATGAATCTTCTGAAGTGTTAAAATCACCGGCAGGATTCACCTGGAAGGAGAATGCTTCCCGTCGGTTATTTACCGGCTGATTGCGCTTTTGTCTTTCATAATAAAAACCTTGAATACGTGGAGATTGTTGATCTGACCAAGCATTTCCTTCAGCATCTTGAGGACTTTGACTCCAAAGACATCTTGGCTTCGCATCTTTTGCCATCCTTGCTTCATGTAAAGTTGGACGGAATTGATTCAGCACTATTGTCGATTGTTTGAAGTGAGGACTTCTCCTGtacttgtccactacttttacaatgCCATCCACAGTTCGTTCCTTAGATGCTTCGATCCGTGTAGCACAGTCAAGAAATGCAAACTTATTGACCAGCGCCTTTAACATGGCTGGTGGAAGACTTACATCCTTAACTCCCATCACCAATCGATATGCCGCCTCGAATTTTCTAGAAAATTCCCATGGATCATCTTGTGGTGTCACCTTAAGCTTTTCCAATATATCAATTCCAAAATCATCATCTCCGGTGACCAGGAAAGCAAGGGCTTTAAGACGATCTTGCCTATCACCCCAGTGATCATCTCTACACCAAAACCCCTGTCCACCAGCTGGTCTAGAAACAGGAGATGCTAAACGCACAGACATTGTAGATGGCAGCCACAATTTCATCATCAAGCAGGATTCCCGTGGACCCAAGTTATGCTGGGAACACGTATCTTCAAATAAAGACATGTTTGATAAGGGATCCTTGTTGGGGTCATATTTGGAGAAATTTGGCAAAAGATGTACAAGTGTACTAGTTGGGTTCTCTGTAGAATGGGTTTCTCTCTCTTGAGGGTAGAGCCTCGGCTGTACAAATGTTGTTGACTGTAACACTTGACTATTGCATTTACTACCCAAAGTCTCTTCATTATCCAAATCTTCATTATAAACATCAGGCTCATTAGAAGGTTGCTTCCCTTTTGCCATATTCGATGGAGAGCTAGCCATCGATAACAAGTACTCAATCATTTTGCCTCTTCTGTTGTAATTGTCCTCTAGGAGCTTCAGTTTAGACTTACTAAGGCCACAGCTCTCACATACGTCCTCACTAGATGCTCGATCCACTGAAGACCTTGAATCGTCTTTTTGAGCTTTGACTTCATT
Encoded here:
- the LOC138651134 gene encoding posterior protein-like, producing MDAIYQQANESKLNFNVPKGQPLLKVWDSLWQQCESANERLEGHTTCFPKSNAKGMSNIMKMLIEFQNEVKAQKDDSRSSVDRASSEDVCESCGLSKSKLKLLEDNYNRRGKMIEYLLSMASSPSNMAKGKQPSNEPDVYNEDLDNEETLGSKCNSQVLQSTTFVQPRLYPQERETHSTENPTSTLVHLLPNFSKYDPNKDPLSNMSLFEDTCSQHNLGPRESCLMMKLWLPSTMSVRLASPVSRPAGGQGFWCRDDHWGDRQDRLKALAFLVTGDDDFGIDILEKLKVTPQDDPWEFSRKFEAAYRLVMGVKDVSLPPAMLKALVNKFAFLDCATRIEASKERTVDGIVKVVDKYRRSPHFKQSTIVLNQFRPTLHEARMAKDAKPRCLWSQSPQDAEGNAWSDQQSPRIQGFYYERQKRNQPVNNRREAFSFQVNPAGDFNTSEDSSIFPGKIVEQKQEDLTCKYKI